Proteins encoded in a region of the Sugiyamaella lignohabitans strain CBS 10342 chromosome B, complete sequence genome:
- the RPT2 gene encoding proteasome regulatory particle base subunit RPT2 (ATPase of the 19S regulatory particle of the 26S proteasome; one of six ATPases of the regulatory particle; involved in the degradation of ubiquitinated substrates; required for normal peptide hydrolysis by the core 20S particle; N-myristoylation of Rpt2p at Gly2 is involved in regulating the proper intracellular distribution of proteasome activity by controlling the nuclear localization of the 26S proteasome; GO_component: GO:0005737 - cytoplasm [Evidence IEA,IEA,IEA]; GO_component: GO:0005634 - nucleus [Evidence IEA,IEA]; GO_component: GO:0005634 - nucleus [Evidence IDA] [PMID 15210724]; GO_component: GO:0000502 - proteasome complex [Evidence IEA]; GO_component: GO:0008540 - proteasome regulatory particle, base subcomplex [Evidence IDA] [PMID 9741626]; GO_function: GO:0005524 - ATP binding [Evidence IEA,IEA]; GO_function: GO:0016887 - ATPase activity [Evidence IDA] [PMID 7721833]; GO_function: GO:0016787 - hydrolase activity [Evidence IEA]; GO_function: GO:0017111 - nucleoside-triphosphatase activity [Evidence IEA]; GO_function: GO:0000166 - nucleotide binding [Evidence IEA,IEA]; GO_function: GO:0036402 - proteasome-activating ATPase activity [Evidence IGI,IMP] [PMID 11430818]; GO_process: GO:0070651 - nonfunctional rRNA decay [Evidence IMP] [PMID 22505030]; GO_process: GO:0043171 - peptide catabolic process [Evidence IMP] [PMID 9724628]; GO_process: GO:0045732 - positive regulation of protein catabolic process [Evidence IDA] [PMID 15135049]; GO_process: GO:0070682 - proteasome regulatory particle assembly [Evidence IMP] [PMID 19412160]; GO_process: GO:0030163 - protein catabolic process [Evidence IEA]; GO_process: GO:0031503 - protein complex localization [Evidence IMP] [PMID 23102099]; GO_process: GO:0006511 - ubiquitin-dependent protein catabolic process [Evidence IMP] [PMID 9724628]): MERIKDHLLLEEEFVQNQERLKPTDDKIAEERSKVDEMRGSPMGVGTLEELIDDDHAIVSSASGPEYYVSIRSFVDKDLLEPGCSVLLHHKSVSVVGVLQDDADPMVSVMKLDKAPTESYADIGGLETQIQEIKEAVELPLTHPELYEEMGIKPPKGVILYGAPGTGKTLLAKAVANQTSASFLRIVGSELIQKYLGDGPRLCRQIFQIAAEHAPSIVFIDEIDAIGTKRYESTSGGEREIQRTMLELLNQLDGFDDRGDVKVIMATNKIESLDPALIRPGRIDRKILFENPDPSTKRKILQIHTSKMSLNDDVDLDEFVSSKDDLSGADIKAICTEAGLLALRERRMKVTAEDFRSARERVMKNKVEENLEGLYL, translated from the coding sequence ATGGAGAGAATTAAAGATCACTTGTTGTTAGAAGAGGAGTTTGTACAAAATCAGGAACGTCTGAAACCGACTGATGACAAGATTGCTGAAGAGAGAAGCAAGGTAGATGAGATGAGAGGATCTCCAATGGGTGTTGGTACACTAGAGGAGCTCATTGATGATGACCATGCTATTGTATCATCAGCCTCTGGACCAGAATATTACGTTTCAATCCGAAGCTTTGTAGATAAGGACTTGTTGGAACCTGGTTGTTCTGTATTGTTACATCATAAATCCGTGAGTGTGGTAGGCGTGTTACAAGATGATGCGGATCCAATGGTTTCTGTGATGAAATTGGATAAAGCACCCACAGAGTCATATGCCGATATTGGTGGTTTGGAGACACAGATAcaagaaatcaaagaagCTGTGGAACTTCCTCTTACGCATCCAGAATTGTACGAGGAAATGGGTATCAAGCCACCAAAGGGTGTTATCCTTTACGGTGCTCCAGGAACCGGTAAGACTTTACTTGCGAAGGCAGTAGCAAATCAAACCAGTGCGTCCTTTTTACGTATCGTTGGATCAGAGTTGATTCAGAAATATCTTGGTGATGGTCCAAGATTGTGTAGACAAATCTTCCAGATCGCAGCTGAACATGCTCCTTCGATTGTATTTATTGATGAAATCGACGCCATTGGTACCAAAAGATACGAAtctacttctggtggtgaaaGAGAAATTCAACGAACAATGTTGGAATTATTGAACCAATTAGATGGTTTTGATGATCGTGGTGACGTCAAGGTTATTATGGCCACGAACAAGATCGAATCTCTGGATCCTGCTCTGATTCGTCCTGGTCGTATTGACCGTAAGATTTTGTTTGAGAACCCCGACCCTTCGACCAAGCGGAAAATTCTACAAATCCATACCAGTAAGATGAGCCTAAACGATGATGTAGATCTCGATGAGTTTGTCAGTTCGAAGGACGATCTTTCTGGAGCTGATATTAAAGCTATTTGTACCGAGGCTGGTCTGCTTGCTCTTCGAGAGAGACGTATGAAAGTGACTGCTGAAGACTTCCGCAGTGCTAGAGAGCGTGTCATGAAGAACAAGGTCGAAGAGAACCTCGAGGGTCTTTACTTGTAG
- the UBC1 gene encoding E2 ubiquitin-conjugating protein UBC1 (Ubiquitin-conjugating enzyme; key E2 partner with Ubc4p for the anaphase-promoting complex (APC); mediates selective degradation of short-lived and abnormal proteins; plays a role in vesicle biogenesis and ER-associated protein degradation (ERAD); component of the cellular stress response; protein abundance increases in response to DNA replication stress key E2 partner with Ubc4p for the anaphase-promoting complex (APC); GO_component: GO:0000502 - proteasome complex [Evidence IPI] [PMID 10848595]; GO_function: GO:0005524 - ATP binding [Evidence IEA]; GO_function: GO:0016881 - acid-amino acid ligase activity [Evidence IEA]; GO_function: GO:0016874 - ligase activity [Evidence IEA]; GO_function: GO:0000166 - nucleotide binding [Evidence IEA]; GO_function: GO:0004842 - ubiquitin-protein transferase activity [Evidence IEA]; GO_function: GO:0004842 - ubiquitin-protein transferase activity [Evidence IDA,ISS] [PMID 2265617]; GO_process: GO:0030433 - ER-associated ubiquitin-dependent protein catabolic process [Evidence IGI,IMP] [PMID 10878801]; GO_process: GO:0016567 - protein ubiquitination [Evidence IEA]; GO_process: GO:0042787 - protein ubiquitination involved in ubiquitin-dependent protein catabolic process [Evidence IMP] [PMID 11134048]; GO_process: GO:0042787 - protein ubiquitination involved in ubiquitin-dependent protein catabolic process [Evidence IGI,IMP] [PMID 2265617]; GO_process: GO:0006950 - response to stress [Evidence IEA]; GO_process: GO:0016050 - vesicle organization [Evidence IMP] [PMID 11134048]): MSRTRRIARELEDVKSDVASGITITPVSESDISHLKGTFKGPPGTPYEGGEFVIDIITPNEYPFKPPKMKFDTRVYHPNISSQTGAICLDM; the protein is encoded by the coding sequence atgTCGAGAACAAGACGAATTGCGAGAGAGTTAGAAGATGTCAAATCAGATGTAGCATCAGGAATCACAATTACTCCAGTGAGTGAAAGTGATATCTCCCATCTGAAGGGAACTTTCAAGGGTCCACCAGGAACTCCTTACGAGGGGGGTGAATTTGTCATTGACATTATTACCCCCAATGAATACCCATTCAAACCCCCAAAGATGAAATTTGATACTCGAGTATACCATCCTAATATTTCGTCACAGACTGGAGCTATCTGCCTTGATATGTAA
- the PTC1 gene encoding type 2C protein phosphatase PTC1 (Type 2C protein phosphatase (PP2C); dephosphorylates Hog1p, inactivating osmosensing MAPK cascade; involved in Fus3p activation during pheromone response; deletion affects precursor tRNA splicing, mitochondrial inheritance, and sporulation; GO_component: GO:0005737 - cytoplasm [Evidence IDA] [PMID 11113180]; GO_component: GO:0005634 - nucleus [Evidence IDA] [PMID 11113180]; GO_function: GO:0003824 - catalytic activity [Evidence IEA]; GO_function: GO:0016787 - hydrolase activity [Evidence IEA]; GO_function: GO:0046872 - metal ion binding [Evidence IEA]; GO_function: GO:0004721 - phosphoprotein phosphatase activity [Evidence IEA,IEA]; GO_function: GO:0004722 - protein serine/threonine phosphatase activity [Evidence IEA]; GO_function: GO:0004722 - protein serine/threonine phosphatase activity [Evidence IDA] [PMID 10580002]; GO_process: GO:0000173 - inactivation of MAPK activity involved in osmosensory signaling pathway [Evidence IDA,IGI,IMP] [PMID 11113180]; GO_process: GO:0000001 - mitochondrion inheritance [Evidence IMP] [PMID 9529388]; GO_process: GO:0000750 - pheromone-dependent signal transduction involved in conjugation with cellular fusion [Evidence IMP] [PMID 20400943]; GO_process: GO:0006470 - protein dephosphorylation [Evidence IEA]; GO_process: GO:0006470 - protein dephosphorylation [Evidence IDA] [PMID 10580002]; GO_process: GO:0006470 - protein dephosphorylation [Evidence IDA] [PMID 11113180]; GO_process: GO:0006950 - response to stress [Evidence IEA]; GO_process: GO:0006388 - tRNA splicing, via endonucleolytic cleavage and ligation [Evidence IMP] [PMID 8196609]) — protein sequence MGVSTSPDTSSHILKYFSRKKKSELSPTEEFGHINSPAPPDSRCSFVVAVSEDRNRKCRKTMEDAHTFIYNFGDICDSGYFGLFDGHAGSACADFCAKRLHIVLDNWIKRNDRETLRQLEKKDVSGNDDTRKLRTDLTPAHALSSAFLEVDAQVGKMSMQNAGSTAAVAVLRWEDVATGVPVDFQPALTDSSSSSPSSLSASSSLSSTASKISKFVLPSRQAKKNGNSGNSLSVPIPSASISASSASSSSSSSSTTHGTSHAGTSPSSVHKSNNPVDTSSGGVSPGTVPSITSGCTAAINTSSTAASTRSKSTSSSSSNLPPQRRRVLYVGNVGDSRVVLCRAGRAYRLTYDHKGSDPRESRRIANSGGIMMNNRVNGVLAVTRSLGDTYMKDLVTGAPYTTETILQENDEFMIIACDGLWDVCTDQKAVDLVRDIKDPKEASDRLVEYALDSFSSDNLTVMVVRLDQTAFVNPISTKEAVETPEALEPQSALAGSPHDTQPDNSPVSTLERELVVPTLSAVPVSATAAPQTAG from the coding sequence atgggGGTATCAACGTCGCCAGACACATCGTCTCACATTTTGAAGTACTTTTCTCGTAAGAAGAAGTCGGAACTGTCGCCTACCGAAGAATTCGGTCACATCAACTCACCGGCTCCTCCAGATAGTCGGTGCTCGTTTGTTGTAGCGGTTTCCGAGGATCGTAATAGAAAATGTCGAAAGACTATGGAAGATGCTCATACGTTTATCTATAATTTTGGAGATATCTGTGATAGTGGatattttggtttgtttgatgGCCATGCTGGGTCAGCGTGTGCCGACTTTTGTGCTAAGAGACTCCATATTGTCTTGGATAATTGGATTAAACGTAATGATAGAGAGACATTAAGGCAGTTGGAGAAAAAAGATGTTAGTGGCAATGACGATACCAGGAAGCTACGGACAGACTTGACTCCTGCACATGCTCTTAGCTCGGCATttcttgaagttgatgctCAAGTAGGTAAAATGAGTATGCAAAATGCCGGAAGTACGGCCGCTGTAGCTGTACTTCGATGGGAAGATGTGGCTACCGGAGTTCCTGTTGACTTTCAACCCGCATTGACTGATTCCAGCTCGTCATCACCttcatcattatcagcatcatcatctctTTCGTCAACAGCGAGCAAAATTTCAAAGTTTGTACTGCCATCAAGACAAGCGAAAAAGAATGGTAACAGTGGTAATTCTCTCTCTGTTCCTATACCATCAGCATCTatttcagcatcatcagcatcatcatcttcttcttcttcatctacTACACATGGAACTTCCCATGCAGGCACTTCACCTTCATCTGTTCACAAAAGCAATAATCCGGTAGATACTAGTTCTGGAGGCGTAAGTCCAGGAACTGTTCCTTCAATAACCAGTGGCTGTACTGCAGCCATCAACACGAGTTCCACCGCGGCAAGTACGCGCTCAAaatccacctcctcctcgTCTTCTAATCTACCACCTCAACGACGCCGTGTACTTTACGTTGGTAATGTGGGTGACTCAAGAGTTGTGTTGTGTCGAGCTGGCAGAGCCTACCGGCTAACGTACGACCACAAAGGCTCAGACCCAAGAGAATCTCGACGTATTGCCAATAGTGGGGGAATTATGATGAATAATCGTGTTAATGGAGTACTGGCTGTGACAAGATCGCTTGGCGATACGTATATGAAAGATCTTGTCACTGGAGCTCCCTACACAACGGAAACGATCCTTCAAGAAAATGACGAATTTATGATTATTGCATGCGACGGTCTGTGGGACGTTTGTACAGATCAAAAGGCTGTTGATTTAGTACGAGACATCAAGGACCCCAAAGAAGCGAGTGACCGATTGGTAGAGTACGCGCTAGATAGCTTTAGTTCTGACAATCTCACTGTCATGGTTGTCCGACTCGACCAGACTGCATTTGTTAATCCAATCTCCACAAAAGAGGCTGTGGAAACTCCAGAAGCTTTAGAGCCTCAATCGGCTTTGGCTGGTTCGCCACATGATACGCAACCAGACAATAGCCCAGTCTCCACTTTGGAGAGAGAACTTGTGGTTCCTACGCTTTCAGCAGTACCAGTCTCTGCAACAGCGGCCCCGCAGACCGCAGGCTGa
- the ATP16 gene encoding F1F0 ATP synthase subunit delta (Delta subunit of the central stalk of mitochondrial F1F0 ATP synthase; F1F0 ATP synthase is a large, evolutionarily conserved enzyme complex required for ATP synthesis; F1 translationally regulates ATP6 and ATP8 expression to achieve a balanced output of ATP synthase genes encoded in nucleus and mitochondria; phosphorylated; GO_component: GO:0016021 - integral component of membrane [Evidence ISM] [PMID 12192589]; GO_component: GO:0016020 - membrane [Evidence IEA]; GO_component: GO:0005743 - mitochondrial inner membrane [Evidence IEA,IEA]; GO_component: GO:0005756 - mitochondrial proton-transporting ATP synthase, central stalk [Evidence IDA] [PMID 17082766]; GO_component: GO:0005756 - mitochondrial proton-transporting ATP synthase, central stalk [Evidence IMP,IPI,ISS] [PMID 8026496]; GO_component: GO:0005739 - mitochondrion [Evidence IEA,IEA]; GO_component: GO:0005739 - mitochondrion [Evidence IDA] [PMID 16823961]; GO_component: GO:0045261 - proton-transporting ATP synthase complex, catalytic core F(1) [Evidence IEA,IEA]; GO_component: GO:0045261 - proton-transporting ATP synthase complex, catalytic core F(1) [Evidence IDA] [PMID 15294286]; GO_function: GO:0016887 - ATPase activity [Evidence IDA] [PMID 15294286]; GO_function: GO:0016887 - ATPase activity [Evidence IDA] [PMID 18722382]; GO_function: GO:0016787 - hydrolase activity [Evidence IEA]; GO_function: GO:0046933 - proton-transporting ATP synthase activity, rotational mechanism [Evidence IEA]; GO_function: GO:0046933 - proton-transporting ATP synthase activity, rotational mechanism [Evidence IDA] [PMID 20691145]; GO_function: GO:0046933 - proton-transporting ATP synthase activity, rotational mechanism [Evidence IMP,ISS] [PMID 8026496]; GO_function: GO:0046961 - proton-transporting ATPase activity, rotational mechanism [Evidence IEA]; GO_process: GO:0006754 - ATP biosynthetic process [Evidence IEA]; GO_process: GO:0015986 - ATP synthesis coupled proton transport [Evidence IEA]; GO_process: GO:0015986 - ATP synthesis coupled proton transport [Evidence IDA] [PMID 20691145]; GO_process: GO:0015986 - ATP synthesis coupled proton transport [Evidence IMP,IPI,ISS] [PMID 8026496]; GO_process: GO:0006811 - ion transport [Evidence IEA]; GO_process: GO:0015992 - proton transport [Evidence IEA]; GO_process: GO:0006810 - transport [Evidence IEA]): MRHNCLTVISVQVNIPTTAGDIGVLAGHVPIIQQLRPGVVEVIEGSGASKQFFVAGGFATVSEGSSLAINAVEAFPIEDFSAEVSVINIGERMDEFGMNLG; the protein is encoded by the coding sequence ATGCGACATAATTGTCTAACTGTAATTAGCGTTCAAGTGAACATTCCTACCACTGCCGGTGACATTGGTGTTCTTGCTGGTCACGTTCCCATCATTCAACAACTCCGTCCCggtgttgttgaggttATTGAAGGTTCCGGTGCTAGTAAGCAATTCTTCGTTGCTGGTGGGTTTGCTACTGTCAGCGAAGGTTCTAGCTTGGCTATCAATGCTGTCGAGGCCTTTCCCATTGAAGATTTCTCTGCTGAGGTAAGTGTGATTAATATTGGTGAACGTATGGATGAGTTTGGGATGAATTTGGGTTAG